One Glycine max cultivar Williams 82 chromosome 8, Glycine_max_v4.0, whole genome shotgun sequence genomic window, ctaaaatttgaagcaaatgaCCATATTCAATCAATAAGCATTGCTAGTAACACGTCCAACAAAAACACAACAACCAAACGAcctaacacacaaaaaaattaaacttaaaaagaagaagaagaagaaggatgggTATTAACACATACGTACCAATAAGGTGAGTTCACATCTAACAAAAAACTAAGTTCATGTccaattagagaaaaaagaaaaagaaagaagagtgttaaaatatttttagattgaAAATGATATCATGTCTTTTATGGAgttaagaaaaagaagatgagaatattttagacataaattttcattaaaagtcaTGTGACCATCACGTACCTCCCTTTTGCTAAATTATTAAACGATGTTTGGGAGGGAGGGAATTGAGGTGTAATATGAGCTAAACAATTAAAGAATTTTGTAGGGTGCGAAAAATGAGGGTGTCGGGTGCAATTTGAAAAAAACAACACAGGAGGTGCGAGTGTAATTTACTTTAACTAATAATAGCCAACGgatcaagattaaaaataataaacaattgatattaaaatatttaaaatttcaaattaaaatttaatatatcattaaatctctaaaatattaactaaacaacaaacaaatataaaaagatttatCACTCCCTACAATATCTCAATTAACTCACCATCATTATGATTATCGTTGCCACCACTATGAGCACGACTACAACCATCACCATAATTGTCGCAtccatcaccaccaccatcaatcGCCACCACCACCTTCATCAACCGCCACCACATCTACCACCATCATGACCATCGTTGCAACCATCACCATGATTGTTGTTGTCATTACCATTACCATGACCATCAATATAGCCACCACAATGATTGTGGTCGCCGCCACCACCACTGTCATCAACTGCCACCACCTTTGTCATCATGATTGTCATTGTCGGTGGTGGTGATAGTAACGACAATGATGGCAGTGACAATAAAGGTGATGACAATCATGGTAATAGTGATGGATTAACCATAATTAAGATATTGtagaacataattttttttaatcttgtagAAATTAAATGgttatattagattttaattttaatttttaaatattttaagctCAATCGTCTATTGTTTTTAATCATAATCTAATGTATAGATCNNNNNNNNNNNNNNNNNNNNNNNNNNNNNNNNNNNNNNNNNNNNNNNNNNNNNNNNNNNNNNNNNNNNNNNNNNNNNNNNNNNNNNNNNNNNNNNNNNNNTTtcaattaaaatctaatatgtcattaaatctctaaaagattaaccaaacaacaaacaaaTCTATAAAGATCTCAATTATCACTCcctaaaatatctcaattaatcTATCACCATCACGACGGTTGTTGCCACCACCATGACCACCATTGCAACCACTACCATAATTGTCACCGCCATGAGTACCGTCATTAATCGCTGCAACCATCGTCATCAATCGCCACCACCTTTTTCGTTATCATTGTTATCACCATGATCACCGTTGTAGCCACCACCATGATGTCgccatcattatcatcatcaattaTCATCACCATCTTCATTGactgtcatcacctttgtcgcCATTACTGTTGTTATCATTGTTGTCGCCATGGTGGTGGCAGTAACAATGACAATGAAGGTCATGCGGCGAAAGTGATGGTagtgatgatgatggtgatgagttaataataattgagatattttaagaCGTGATTTGTTTGACGAATCTTTTAGAgatttaatgatttattaaattttaatttaatttttaaaaatatttcaatcttaaccatttattatttttaatcataatgtaatgatttttattaattattcttatgttctcatataaaaaaatgttctcCCAACGTATATATATTACATAGAGAATGATCATAGGATAAATGTGACTATTTTGGTTCTTTGAAAGAACCAAAATTTTGATTTAGTGACTAAATGGATAAAGAATGTGACAATTACATTGTGAGtagaatttaatgataaatttatcttttaattttttaatttaatgtcaaattaatttttaaaaaatacaattagtgAAAAGTTagtgtaatttgtttttttataagagaTAATATAATCTTAGTCAAATTCTTTTTACATATTCAAATtcaccaacaattttttttaagaattaaattatcatctatttatacaagatcaaaataatcattcattatataatattcaatttattatCTATAAAGTATAAAGAACTATAAAGAGAGGATTACAACAGGAGTATTGAAAAGTTTGTCTCAACAAATCACACGTAGAAACATATTCCAtaacacataaaataaataatatttcatgGCTGATAAATTCAGCTGCCCTTCATAGACCACctaataatatatgtatttatcataaataagaACAATACTCGAAAGTCGAAATGGCAATTTTAACGCTAACATTTACATTAGACAGAACAAAGTTTTTCCACTGTGACCAGTTTTCACTTTCATGTAGCAAAATAACATGAAGTCCGTGAAAAGGATTGCAAAGCACCCCACCATTTCACTGCTAAATTCATGCACAACACTGAAAGAGATGAAGCAGATCCATGCTCAATTGGTTGTTAAGGGCATTCTTAACAACCCTCACTTCCATGGCCAATTTGTTGCTACCATTGCCCTTCACAACACAACCAATCTTGACTATGCCAACAAGCTCCTCAACCACAACAACAACCCAACCCTCTTCACTCTCAACTCCATGATCAGGGCCTATTCCAAAAGCTCCACACCCTCCAAAAGCTTCCATTTTTACGCCAACATTCTCcactccaacaacaacaacctctcCCCTGATAACTACACCTTCACCTTCCTGGTCCGCACGTGCGCCCAGCTCCAGGCTCACGTGACTGGCTTGTGTGTTCATGGTGCAGTCATAAAGCACGGGTTTGAGCTCGACCCACATGTGCAAACCGGATTGGTTTTCATGTATGCTGAATTGGGTTGTCTCAGCTCGTGCCATAATGTGTTTGACGGGGCTGTTGAGCCGGACTTGGTTACTCAAACCGCCATGCTAAATGCTTGTGCCAAGTGTGGCGACATTGACTTTGCGAGGAAGATGTTTGATGAAATGCCGGAGAGAGATCATGTTACGTGGAATGCAATGATCGCGGGGTACGCGCAATGTGGGCGGTCGAGGGAGGCGCTGGATGTGTTCcatttgatgcagatggagggTGTGAAGTTGAATGAGGTGTCCATGGTTTTGGTTTTGTCTGCGTGTACTCACTTGCAGGTGTTGGATCATGGAAGATGGGTTCATGCTTATGTGGAGAGGTACAAGGTTAGGATGACAGTGACGCTGGGAACTGCACTTGTTGACATGTATGCGAAATGTGGGAATGTTGATAGGGCAATGCAAGTTTTTTGGGGAATGAAGGAGAGGAATGTTTATACTTGGAGTAGTGCCATTGGTGGGTTGGCCATGAATGGTTTTGGTGAGGAGAGTTTAGATCTTTTTAACGATATGAAACGAGAGGGTGTTCAGCCAAATGGGATCACCTTCATTTCTGTCTTGAAAGGGTGCAGTGTGGTTGGCTTGGTGGAGGAAGGTAGAAAGCATTTTGACTCAATGAGGAATGTTTATGGGATTGGCCCTCAACTGGAGCATTATGGCTTAATGGTTGATATGTACGGTAGAGCAGGGCGTCTCAAGGAAGCTTTGAACTTCATTAACAGCATGCCTATGAGACCTCATGTTGGTGCATGGAGTGCTTTGCTTCATGCTTGTAGAATGTATAAGAACAAGGAACTGGGTGAGATTGCACAGAGAAAGATAGTGGAACTAGAAGACAAAAACGATGGTGCTTATGTccttttatcaaatatatacgCTGATTATAAGAATTGGGAAAGCGTTAGTAGTTTGAGGCAGACCATGAAGGCTAAGGGTGTGAAGAAGCTCCCTGGTTGTAGTGTCATAGAAGTTGATGGTGAAGTTCATGAGTTCATTGTTGGGGACAAGTCTCACCCAAGATATGATGAGATTGAAATGAAGCTGGAAGAGATATCTAAGTGTCTTAGACTATCAGGGTATGTGGCTAACACTAACCCTGTGCTTTTTGATATAGAAGAAGAGGAGAAGGAGGATGCTTTGAGTAAACATAGTGAGAAGGTAGCCATTGCCTTTGGGTTAATTAGTTTGAAAGGTGTTGTTCCCATTAGGGTTGTTATGAACCTGAGGATTTGCTGGGATTGCCATAATGTAGCAAAAATGATATCCAAAATTTTTAACAGGGAAATTATTGTCCGAGACAGAAACAGGTTTCATCATTTTAAGGATGGTGAATGCTCTTGTAAAGATTATTGGTAAACGAATCAGCATTAACTATGATTTTTGTTTCTCAAacatgttactttttttttcaggaTTTGTAAAGAATGTACAAGTCCTTTGGCTATCTTTTACATTTTGGTATCCTCCCATCCGAGGTGAATATTAGGATCTAACTCAACCACATGCTTAAGGAACCTGAGTTCCTCTTACTCAAACCAACACATTTTTGGCTGCTATCTTTATTTTGACATGGTAAttgatcaattaattattttcccaTAGATCATAGATagtaatcaattaattagaTTGTATGATTATTTCCGTTTTTGTTTTCAGCAATTAAacatttcatgttttttgtacaCAAAAAGTATAAGTCATTTGGGTTGTGCAAGTATTACTTTCCTTAGTCGCCTTGAAACTATATAACaagtttttatattgttaaagaaaacaaaaacccatGATCTGATCCATACTAGATATAAAAGCTTTTCTGTTTTTGAattgaataattgaaagaatcaagaatcaaaccACAAAAACACAATGGCGCTGGACAGAGAAAAGAGGTTTGGTAAATATGATAGAGAATTAGATGCTAGTTAATCTGTGGCAGAATAACTCTTTCCTTGCACTGAGAGTGCAAAGATTATTCTGCAATACTgtacttattataatttttcctagTGAACATCCCAGCCATTATTTCAGTAACAACTCATGTCCTGAATTCCTTATATTACATACCCTAAGGTGTCCACCCTCAACTGATCCATTCCTAATGTGTTGAGATGTGTTGTGCGTGTTccattatctttatttataaaagtttttttttgtctagacCACAGGTATCCTCCATAAAATATGAGAAACAGTCTTCTTCTCGGTAACTGCTGGGAAGATATGCAGCCATTGACTTGTCCAGATGCATGGATATGGTCCACAATGTAGGAATTAACGAGGTATGGACTCTGTTGTACACCATTAAGGCTTCTCCAGACTCATGGTTGAGGTTCGTTTATAAGGACTTAACTTGTACACTCAGCTTAACAAAGTGTGTTGATAACGATGGCAATCTCTACCAGTTAAACTTCAGCCTCTATGAAACCGTAAATTCAAACTGGGGTGAATTCAGCTATAGCATAGAAAGAACTAGATCCAGTTTTCTTCAGATGTATCCCTGCATGATATGGGATCCATTATGTCCAAGAAGACAAACAAGACTGTTGATGGATGTGGCGCAGTCACGCACACACGGTGGTTTATGATGAAGATGCTAATGCGGCGACCATGGCGCACTACTTTGCTAATAGTGGGGAAGGCAAAGAAATTGGCCTTTCTGTGGTCGCAAAGATTCAACCATCTAATGGCAAATTGGATATAACAGTGGAGGGCCCTGAGCAAGACCCTGCTTTAGCATTATTATGCATGTTTGAAGAAGTGAATAGAACCGAGGTTTGGAAGCCTAGCATGTGCCCTCATTGTGACAGAGATATTGGCACCAGGCACCACGTTGTGACAATCAGCCGCAAAATGTAAGAAGGATTGACATTGCCAATAGGGGAGCATTCCTTGGGAATGGTAACGGTTGTtacattgaaaataattttatggtttTTAGCAAATCAAGAAGGTTTAAGGGAAATAGTTACAGATCAACGTTTTTGCAGCCTGATAGTGAAGACAGCAATAGTGATGAAGACAGTGATAGTGCTCCCATCATACCAACAAGTCTTGGCATCCAAGGTGTACCAAGTGTTATTAAAGCACCAACAAAAACAGCACCAAAAATGACAAGTGTTGTATATATCCTTAAAATGTAGATGATAACTTGATGTACTGAAATTTATGTCACTCCAGTCTTGTGCTAATAATCCCATTTCTCTAATTGAGAAATGCGAGCGACACTCTATTTCTAACACGCACTATTTGattgactaaaatttattaaaaatcaccaaTTTTCTTATTAACAATTCAGTGACCATcttggagaagaaaataaattttggtgctcttgtttatttttgtttattattgagCGCACAATAATTTATAACTGGTTGTTGTATTATGAATCCAAGATGCCTAAAGTTGTGTCTGTTTGTAACCTACTAGTGCTTGCACTCTAAGTTTTCTTTCTTGATAATAGATAGATTACAGAGAGGAAAAGAGGGATGAGTCTCTATATCTTGTTTCATTAGCTTTGCTTCTTTAAGCAGCTCTTAGTTGTCTTTGTACTTATAACAAGTTTTTCCCTTTGAAGTTTCAACCTTCTCTAAACATCTCGTTTCTTGACATGTTGATCGCAAGTACCCAACAAGGTACCAAGCCATGTCTATCAACATTCAACATTTGCATCACCTTCACTTAGGAAAACAGGGCCTACATTAATTCTCATACAAGCTTGCGGTATAAGACTCTGAGTCAAGAAACAAATGTTGATGtagattttattaattttattctttctctAGTGGAGATTTTTCCATAATTGgtttaatcaaaaataaaaattacaaaattggtgtaacttttaatttttttttccccgCTTGAATGGAGCAAGTCATAAATGAGAAGGAGGGCATTAGAAGCATAATCGTTCTTATGATGATGCTTATGGTACctgttttattttgtatatatggAAAGTTTTGATTactcaatttttctttctttttctttttttattggctttatcctttttatatacaaattaaaaaatatatttttaaattaaagataaacttaataattttttaaataaaaaaatgataaaactaaaaaaggagaaaaaaacagatcaaatataataaaaaaaagaaaaacgataaaaaaaataaaagtgaataagaacaaaataaacTGGGACAAAATCCTTTCCTACTTTggattatgaatatttttacatttttttattcttcaacaAAGCACACTATCATGCTCTCAAATAATATTTCTCAAAAACAATTTGTGTCATGCTCTCTTTGTCGCATACCGGCGACTACACGTTTTTTCATTAATAGTTATTTTGGTTTATCTTTTCATCCCAATTCTAGTTACaacattaaatatatgtatagTTAAAAAGGCTACTTGTCTTGTGAGCTTAATTCACCAAATTGGACTCAAAATCAGTTAATAGAGTTACTTCTTCATTAATGCCAAGCTGCCTAATGTTGGGGTGGCAGCATGTTTTTAGGTTTTGGTTTATAAATGCAATTTTCGAAGGGTTTAATAAAACTGAAGCTGAAATGattatatcttaattttaaaatatttttacatttattttctttaagaaaaaattatctatgaatttagttttttaaaaatacattttgataataattattctCATTATCACAATTGTTACTACTATTACCATTGTCATTGACATCCACAAATGTTGTACGACATGATTTCAAATGTAGGCATATTCAACATACGTTTTAAATTGATGTAAAATATACACATTCAACATCAGTTTCTCTCAAACCTGATCTAGGAAGTGGGACATTCTACATGAGTCAAGTCGCATTCTATATCAGTTCTTAACataattgatgttgaaagtTTTGCTTATTACATTGATTTTTGAAATAGATGATGTTGAATgtagttttttatataaaaaaaactcacattTTGTTTTGTATTCACCATCTCATATTTTATACTTGTAATTatgtatcttatattttttatatataacacaaTAGAAATATGTTTACATCTCATCAAAGAACACAACACAAACATAATTATGTTGTGTGTtaagaaaaaatacaaaatggaAATGTAATTTCATTGAGTATCAATGCAcaatataattacatttgtGTTGAGTTcttggacaaaaaaaaaatacttcttatGAAGAAGGAGAATGAAAACTGAGGATGAGAAGGGAACACAACTCAGCAAAGCAGAAGGACAAGGAGAAAGTGAAAACGAGAAGAGAATGAGAGTGTTGTAGGAGGGGGGAAGAAAGGAAAGGGAAATTGAGAAGGAAGGGGTAAGGGGAGGGGAGGGGTGGGAAGAGGGAAGGGAAGGCCAATTCCATTTTTtatctgaaaattaaaaaaaggtgtAAATAACAAAAGAGGGGGTGGGAATAGCAACCCCTGATTTTTATGCATTTCTCACCAAAAAGACCATGTTTTTGGCATTTCTTCACTTGCTAATTAAGCCCCCTACCCCAATGAAAATAGCTTTCTAACCATATTTTCCCCTAATCCCCGTTCAATATATGCAAAATGGAATCGAAG contains:
- the LOC100795404 gene encoding putative pentatricopeptide repeat-containing protein At5g40405 isoform X2, encoding MKSVKRIAKHPTISLLNSCTTLKEMKQIHAQLVVKGILNNPHFHGQFVATIALHNTTNLDYANKLLNHNNNPTLFTLNSMIRAYSKSSTPSKSFHFYANILHSNNNNLSPDNYTFTFLVRTCAQLQAHVTGLCVHGAVIKHGFELDPHVQTGLVFMYAELGCLSSCHNVFDGAVEPDLVTQTAMLNACAKCGDIDFARKMFDEMPERDHVTWNAMIAGYAQCGRSREALDVFHLMQMEGVKLNEVSMVLVLSACTHLQVLDHGRWVHAYVERYKVRMTVTLGTALVDMYAKCGNVDRAMQVFWGMKERNVYTWSSAIGGLAMNGFGEESLDLFNDMKREGVQPNGITFISVLKGCSVVGLVEEGRKHFDSMRNVYGIGPQLEHYGLMVDMYGRAGRLKEALNFINSMPMRPHVGAWSALLHACRMYKNKELGEIAQRKIVELEDKNDGAYVLLSNIYADYKNWESVSSLRQTMKAKGVKKLPGCSVIEVDGEVHEFIVGDKSHPRYDEIEMKLEEISKCLRLSGYVANTNPVLFDIEEEEKEDALSKHSEKDL
- the LOC100795404 gene encoding putative pentatricopeptide repeat-containing protein At5g40405 isoform X1; translation: MKSVKRIAKHPTISLLNSCTTLKEMKQIHAQLVVKGILNNPHFHGQFVATIALHNTTNLDYANKLLNHNNNPTLFTLNSMIRAYSKSSTPSKSFHFYANILHSNNNNLSPDNYTFTFLVRTCAQLQAHVTGLCVHGAVIKHGFELDPHVQTGLVFMYAELGCLSSCHNVFDGAVEPDLVTQTAMLNACAKCGDIDFARKMFDEMPERDHVTWNAMIAGYAQCGRSREALDVFHLMQMEGVKLNEVSMVLVLSACTHLQVLDHGRWVHAYVERYKVRMTVTLGTALVDMYAKCGNVDRAMQVFWGMKERNVYTWSSAIGGLAMNGFGEESLDLFNDMKREGVQPNGITFISVLKGCSVVGLVEEGRKHFDSMRNVYGIGPQLEHYGLMVDMYGRAGRLKEALNFINSMPMRPHVGAWSALLHACRMYKNKELGEIAQRKIVELEDKNDGAYVLLSNIYADYKNWESVSSLRQTMKAKGVKKLPGCSVIEVDGEVHEFIVGDKSHPRYDEIEMKLEEISKCLRLSGYVANTNPVLFDIEEEEKEDALSKHSEKVAIAFGLISLKGVVPIRVVMNLRICWDCHNVAKMISKIFNREIIVRDRNRFHHFKDGECSCKDYW